The Actinomycetota bacterium genome includes a region encoding these proteins:
- a CDS encoding HEAT repeat domain-containing protein, with the protein VEPLINALKDEDKDVRISVVEALGKIGDVKAVEPLINALKDKDTVVKRYVVEALGRIESEMAIEPLIQVLRDKNLYVQAAATEALGRIGGPAVEPLIQALKNKDKDLQKAAKRILIRIRAKKSKNDK; encoded by the coding sequence GTAGAACCATTAATTAATGCCCTTAAAGATGAAGATAAAGATGTACGAATAAGTGTAGTAGAAGCTCTTGGAAAAATAGGGGATGTAAAAGCAGTAGAACCATTAATTAATGCCCTTAAGGACAAAGATACGGTTGTTAAGAGATATGTAGTAGAAGCTCTTGGAAGGATAGAGAGTGAAATGGCAATAGAACCTCTCATTCAAGTTCTTAGAGATAAAAATTTGTATGTTCAAGCTGCAGCAACAGAAGCTCTTGGAAGGATAGGGGGACCAGCAGTAGAACCTCTAATTCAAGCCCTAAAAAACAAAGACAAGGATCTTCAGAAGGCTGCTAAAAGGATTTTAATTAGAAT